In Oryza brachyantha chromosome 1, ObraRS2, whole genome shotgun sequence, the following are encoded in one genomic region:
- the LOC102711471 gene encoding phospho-N-acetylmuramoyl-pentapeptide-transferase homolog has translation MASPPSAPSSSSSSAAAAAACPAPHRPRLRSRPSLRPPPQRRVLPSSSCRPARPSALPDSLFRNITTRPASRRAIDEDLGDFSLAHDDGEGHLGVAVYSSESEWSDEEFMLNPTSDLELPAMSKSRFEGAEGAITVAAHRFAMIEKGHRKSRTQQGLMNNVGLIAFLAILLLFVDWCSWRIVRLPLDSFYLTRPFLISSVLSALAGFIFAPVADNMKIHHFRRREKLMSPSYRKPTPAMGGLFFVPIGILVARRHVGSNSTGVNGAAIITLVFAMVGLLDDISNLFMDRNRKVPEWMRFFVQIVAGIYFSLWLSSTNISTPYNMKFLVPLPPPLGLAFIGKIYLVLAAICSLSMGTGVTLVDRLDGLAGGVAALALSGLSVASLPICSEMSVFGASMSGACAGFLFHNRYRASIVMGCVGSFALGGAIATIAACSGMFIPMFIACSIFLLELLMVILQVPFQMAMKHFFGRNRYPLRVLPSYYFLKSWGIKEPYIVAGAYVISCLLTAFAGYLGLVSA, from the exons ATGGCTTCGCCTCCGtccgccccctcctcctcatcctcctcggccgccgccgccgccgcgtgtcCCGCGCCCCATCGCCCGCGCTTGCGCTCACGGCCAtctctccggccgccgccgcagcggcggGTGCTTCCGTCTTCCTCCTGCCGACCGGCCCGACCGTCCGCTCTCCCG GATTCCTTATTCAGAAATATTACCACAAGACCCGCAAGTAGGCGCGCGATTGATGAG GACCTGGGTGATTTCTCGCTGGCTCATGATGATGGGGAAGGCCATTTAGGGGTTGCTGTATATTCAAGTGAGAGTGAATGGAGTGATGAGGAGTTCATGTTAAATCCAACCAGTGATCTTGAGTTACCAGCGATGAGCAAGAGCCGCTTCGAGGGTGCAGAGGGTGCAATAACAGTTGCTGCCCATAGGTTTGCCATGATTGAGAAAGGGCATAGGAAGAGCAG AACTCAACAAGGGCTGATGAATAATGTTGGACTGATTGCTTTCTTAGCAATATTACTTTTATTTGTCGACTGGTGTTCTTGGCGGATTGTTAGACTACCTCTGGACTCGTTTTACTTGACACGTCCTTTTTTAATATCATCAGTTCTATCAGCATTAGCTGGATTTATTTTTGCACCAGTTGCTGATAACATGAAGATTCATCATTtccggaggagagagaagcttATGTCTCCATCCTATAGAAAGCCAACACCAGCAATGGGAGGATTATTCTTTGTTCCTATCGGCATTTTGGTTGCAAGAAGACATGTTGGTTCCAACTCAACTGGAGTAAATGGAGCAGCTATTATAACCCTCGTATTTGCAATGGTTGGATTGCTTGATGATATTTCAAATCTTTTCATGGATCGCAATCGTAAAGTACCAGAATGGATGAGATTCTTTGTTCAG ATTGTTGCTGGGATTTACTTCTCTCTCTGGTTAAGTTCTACAAATATTTCAACACCATATAACAT GAAATTCCTtgttcctcttcctcctcctctgggCCTTGCATTCATAGGAAAAATTTATCTCGTTCTGGCTGCAATATGTTCTCTTTCCATGGGTACTGGAGTTACATTGGTTGATCGCCTTGATGGCTTGGCTGGCGGTGTCGCAGCTTTAGCACTTTCTGGATTGTCTGTTGCTTCTCTCCCAATTTGTTCAG AAATGAGTGTTTTTGGAGCATCAATGTCAGGCGCTTGCGCTGGTTTTCTCTTCCATAACAGATATAGAGCCTCAATTGTTATGGGCTGTGTTGGTTCTTTTGCACTCGGAGGAGCAATTGCTACCATTGCAGCCTGCAGTGGAATGTTCATTCCGATGTTCATTGCATGCAGTATTTTCCTTCTTGAGCTGCTTATGGTAATATTGCAG GTCCCTTTTCAGATGGCTATGAAGCACTTCTTTGGGAGAAATAGATATCCTCTCCGAGTTCTCCCTTCGTATTACTTTCTTAAATCTTGGGGTATAAAGGAACCTTATATTGTGGCTGGCGCATACGTTATATCATGCTTATTGACAGCATTTGCAGGATATCTTGGTCTTGTTTCAGCGTAA